The following nucleotide sequence is from Channa argus isolate prfri chromosome 9, Channa argus male v1.0, whole genome shotgun sequence.
GGTGGCATCGCCCATGACACCTTCCAAAAAGAGCTTTGGTGCTACGATCCGGTGACGGACGCGTGGAGTCGACGGGCCGACATGATGGAGCTCCGCGGCCTTCACTGCATGTGCACCGTAGGAGACAGACTCTACGTCATGGGTGGGAATCACTTCCGGGGAAGCTGCGACTACGACGACGTCCTGGGCTGTGAGTACTACAGCCCCGACACCGACCAGTGGACTGTGGTGGCACCGCTGCTTTGCGGCCAGAGCGACGTTGGCGCGACGGTGTTTAACGAGCAGATCTACGTGGTGGGGGGCTATTCCTGGAACAGCAAATGTGTGGTTGACATTGTGCAGCGGTATGACCCAGTGCGGGACGTTTGGGACAGAGGGTTCGACGTGCTGGAGCCCCTGGGGGGGATTCGGGCCTGTACAATGACAGTTCAACTTCCAAAGGGGACAGTGGATGAGGCTCAGATACAAGAGTGTCCGCTGCCAACAGCTAAGAGCTGAGCTGCACCACTGAACATCTCTAGATCTTCTGTACGTCTGTAGATTGGCTGCCCAAGCTGGTCTTTGGCTGCAGCCGCTTAAAACTTTCACCAATATCCAACTCATTGCTCAAAAATAAACTAGTTCAGTTTGATATATAGTTTCTCAGCTGTTGAGAACTAAAATTATCTGTTTTTTggttgtggatttttttttgctttgtatcCACAAACAGTTTTACTGTTAATCTCTGGTTCCATGTTATAGTTGgatttagattattattattctttttaatgAGTAAATTTGACCTGTACTTTCTTCCCATCTCCTCTCTTTCGAGCAGCACTTTCAACGTGCAGTATGGACACAGGTCAGCAGCTGTGGAGACGCTGTCAAACTAActaaagcagcaacagtgtTACACTGAACTGTGTAACTCTGCAGCTGGAATAAGGAGTATTTGAACAGGCCTAAGTCATAAACTGGGAGCTAATGGCTGCTTCATCGGCCTCCAAAATAAATACCCATATAAATTTAAGTTGTACTCGCCGACCCATGAGCAGCACAGTCAGAGAATGCTGGAGGCTGTGGTGGACTCTGATCTCTGGCCAGTGGACGCAGGTCGGTCTGTAGCTGTAGCAGTTCGGAGGTTCCTACTGTGCACATGGTCCAGGCTGTTACCTGCTCACCTCTGGCAAATAAATGTCCTGTCTTCAGGCACATTTGTCACCCAAACGCTCAAGTACCGCCGTATTAAATGCAACTAGTATGTGCTTCACCAGTGAAGGGCTCTTTGCAGTGTGGAGTAACCGTTCTTTAAGGTGACAAGTacactaaaactgcagttttGGGAAATGATGTTACCAACCTGATGGAGAGTGGCTGAGAGAAGATCCACCCTTCACTACAATAATCCAGCAATTATTGTTCAAATTACGCTTTACTTTACacgccactttattaggtacacctgtaaaaTCTAATGCGATGCAATTCAGCacctctgccatgaattctacttttacaatgttaatgtctcagtttttgaGTTGGCACTGTGataaaagtgataattctactctctgtttatcgTTGGAGTCGTGCTGGAGTTCATTATAAAAGGAGGTGgtcctaatgttttggcccccctatttaaaatgaatgaggggggcAAAACTATGGGctcaataatgaaaatgatttctctgtgtgtttgtacctgACTTGTGCATCAACATCCCAAAGTAAATTGCAGGCTGTGCGATGGTTTTTTATACTTAAACAATCTACAATAGTTACATAGATTAAAAATGGACATAAACAAAAATCCCCTGTGACTTTCTTTGCTTTCAGTTCATATAGCTTTACATAATTCCTCAGAAATGAGACTTAACCTCTGTGCCCCTTTAGTTTCACATGGACTGTACTGCAGCGAATTTCCCCACCGTCCCGTGTGAAACTGTGCGTGAGTGTTTAGTGATTCAGAGCAGGATTTTGTGCCATTAGAGTTTTAAGCTGAAAGACGATGAAACTGCCCTTGAAAAATTATCCTTCACTCACAGATAAGACAACACATGGCTGCCGTGCCAAGGActacaaacactgaaaaaggAGACACTTTGATACACGAGAATGTGAACACGATAacagaaatgagaaatgtaaaaaagaagcTAGAAGTCATTTTGAATTCCCTTTAACTTCTCTGTCTAACAAGGCTTTGTTCACCTTGAGCCAATTCTTTACGTATTCCTCTACATAAAGACGTCAAAAGAAATCTATGCTGCTCAGCGAGGGACTGAAGCGTGTGAGAAAACAAGCCCTCAGCGTTATAGAGTATAGCAGTGAGTCGCCACAACCACAAGgtcacacatgcaaaaactCTGCAATGCTCAGGGTTTCCACCACAGAGCTGGGTGACCCCGAAAACCAGGGCCAAGTGAATCTCATCACCGTGAAAGACAGAAGGACCATCTGGCAGACAGATGTCACCTTGAGAGTGGTGTTTTAATTTGCTGATCTCGCCGTGTCCCTTCCTCAGGAGTGGAAAGGCTCGGTACTCCATGTACTGGAGCACAGATTCTTTTTAAAGCCACGCTGTAAAATTGTTCATATGAATTTCTAAACAAAGTAGAAAAAGGGTCTGACTTTACTCGCTGCACTTTGCAGAGGATGTCTCATGTTGTCTGCTGTGGCCGTCTTTAAAGACAGAGATAATCAGCAATGTAACGCAATGTTTGttcagaaataaacagaaaagtcaaatgaaaaaaagagaaatgccaATTTACTGACTTTTACGTTGTTGCATAAAATGTTTGAGCGATTTCCTGCTActggcagctgctgctgaattgAAAGGAGAAGTCGCCCCAAAATCTGCCATTCAACTCATATTCACGTTGTCGCgcttatatggctcgttggtctaggtaTGATTCTCatttagggtgcgagaggtcctgggttcaaatcctggATGAATTTTGTGAGCCCTGAATACTAAATTCGATGCATAAAAGAACATGTGTAACCACAAGCCCAgcggtaaaggcagtcgtccatggaccaaaGGGTCACTCATCACCGTGAAAGACAGAAGTAACCTCTGTCTttaactgaaactgaaatgtcTTAAACGTTGGTCTTTGAACCAATtcacaaaatgtccaaacatGTCATATGTGTTAGAAAAGgggctttttttaaagttaaaatcaaGACGTGAAATAGTTTAAAGTCTCAAAAGCAAACAGCTCAGAGAGTGTGACACAACGGTGACGTGCCAATACACTGTTAATATCTATTAAAGGCATCATATTCTATTCGTTAGCCACATGATTTACACTGTATATCTTAATCTACAAACTAAGGTGTTTTCCTTTAGTTTCTCTaattttttatgcatttgtgtttgtttttttcaacaatgTGAAAATAGCCTAGGTGAAGTATAACAATGgatattttattgatatttatcATATGCTGGCTCTGCCCCTGACTTGTAACACACCCTGTTATTCCCAACAAAATACAAGGTTGTGTCCTCCAGCAACGATTGTCCttgggataaaaaaaatgctccGACCTCCATTTTGTCAGGATCCAGAAAGCATCACATTCCACCTTGTAGAGGCAGAGTCCGTCCCCTCTCGTCACACTGCTTTGGGGCTAAATCATTTCCTAGCAACATTTCTGTTCTTTACAAAAAGGCTGCGATGGCAGAAGGTGCCATCGTCCTCCCTCAGAACACAaaagtggttgtttttttttccttcactttgaGCTTTTCATTTTCACGAGATTTGTGAAAAGAGAGCCCTGCAAAGAGGAGTTTTCaggatttaatttaatttttttgaccTCATATTAAAACAGAGTCGCCCCACAATGTCTCTGACAGGCGATGTGTGCGTTGTGACGGGAGCCTGTGGATTCCTGGGGAAGAGGCTAGTGAGGCTGTTGttagaagaagagaaaatggcTGAGATTCGACTTCTGGACAAACACGTACAGCCAGAATTTGTTTCAACTCTGCAGGGTAAAAATCTGTCTACacattatgctttttttaatacattataaATCAgatcaattcatttttttatgggTGGGTGCAGCTGCAATGCATTATGATTATAAAACACTGCCATAGATCTCCCTTTAACTAAGGTTATGGGGTCTTATACTGACAGATGTTTCTCTTAATTTGTCCACTCCTATGACGTTTAATGAAATAATCTGTACAGTTCATGAGCACCACACTACACCAGATGTGCAGCTTTGAAAACAGTCATAACTTCCTCGCCTCTCTGCAGACTGAGTGTATGCTGTACCTGAAATAATCCAGCCTCACAATGTGTCCTTTGCTGACTCTTTATTCTTGATTTAATGTGTGTCAGACTGTCGAGGAGACACCAAACTCACCGTTTTTGAGGGGGACCTCAGGGACGGTGGCTTTGCGAGAAAAGCCTGTCGAGGTGCATCACTTGTCTTCCACATCGCATCCATTATTGACATTAAGGAATCAGTGGAGTACAGTGAGATGTATGGGGTCAATGTCAAAGGTGAGACAATACTGACATTCCAAGCTCGTTCATCGCTCACTTCAACTTGAGCTGATATGCATATGATCCAATATTTCCaaatttctgttgtgttttctgtgcttaCAATTCGACTGACACTTTCACTTGTTTTAGTATAACGTTTAGTGATAATTTAGGCTTTTTGTCCGAGCCAAATGCAGACTCATATGTGTAAAACTTTTACCTAAAGACATGTAAGAAATAGTTTATTTAAACTGACAGTACAAAGATCTTCTAAGATaagataaacagaaacatgatGGTATTTATAGTCTgtataaagtcaagactacatTTGCTTTGCAGGAACGCAGCTTCTCTTGGAGGCATGTATTCAAGAGAATGTGGTGTCCTTCATCTACACCAGCACCGTCGAGGTGATGGGACCGAACCCGAGGGGCGAGCCCATAATTAATGGCAGTGAGGACACGGCGTACGAGTCCACTCTGAAGTTTAACTACAGCAGGACTAAAAAGGAGGCCGAGCAGAGGACCCTGCAGGCCCACGGAGAGGTGCTTCAGAACGGGGGTCGACTGGCCACCTGCGCCCTCAGACCCATGTACATCTACGGGGAGGGTTGCCGCTTCATGCTGGGCCACATGGGCGATGGGATACGAAACAGCAACGTGCTGTTGCGCATGTCTCTGCCACAGGCCCGTGTTAACCCGGTCTATGTGGGCAACGTGGCTGTGGCTCACCTCCAAGCAGCTCGCAGCCTCAAAGATCCACAGAAAAGAAACGCTGTAGGAGGAAACTTCTACTTCATTGCTGATGACACTCCACCTGTGAGCTACTCTGACTTTAACCACGTCATGATGGCACCTCTGGGCTTCAGCATTCAGGAGAAACTGCCCATGCCGATCCCCTTCCTCTAtgttgtctgtttctttttggaGATGCTGACCACGATGCTGCGACCTCTCATACGCATCGTGCCGCCGCTGAACAGGCAGCTCCTCACCATGCTGAACACACCGTTCAGCTTCTCCTATCAGAGAGCTAAGAGGGACCTGGGATACGAGCCGAGACACACCTGGGAGGAATCGCGCAAACGCACCATGGAATGGCTCGCTGCAGAGCTCCCAAAAGAAAGGGAACGAATTAGAGCTAAATAATTAAGTTTTTAATACAATATAAACCACATCCCCTACTGCTAATTACCTGCATCGGGTGGGTTCATACCATCTGAGATGAGTGGGGAAGGAGACAAAGTGCATTAGTAGCTTCTGATcgactaaacacacctgatttaggtaatcagcagtgggtagtgcatCGATAGTTGTAAaagaagcagagcaggggtctttgaggacaaaaaatgacaacaactgtcctagaaattacatttatatacaaaTAAATTGCAGGATCCCATGGTTTTACTACAAACTGAGTTTTAGTAACGTGTAAATCAAAACATGGTGGCTTGTGTTTCATGCATGAATAAACACAATGTATCATGAATCCTCTTCACTCTGAATCATTTTTCAGACCCCGTTACATGAACATCTCTGTGTCCCCACGGAAACAACTGTTTACAAGTCACATTTAGATTCTTAAGAGTGAGACAGTATTATATTAGTGATTAAAGtatcttttccttttcagccTATCCCAGCTTTAATGATTCTCCAGTTCTCGAGTCCATCACAggaacaacacagagagacatagacagacagacagacagccatttgcactcacaatcaaaccCACAGGCAGCGTAGAGTCACCAAATCAACCGAAAGGGCCacagtctttgaactgtgggcgAATccctccaacaacaacaatatcaATAAGCAAAATGTTGATCGTTACACGAtttggagtgtttgtgtgtgtgtgtgtgggtatcaTTAATTCCTCAACTTAAGAAATCTAGTGTATTCATAAGTGTCCCTAACTGCACAACTACTTGAAgatctaagaaaaaaaatcatatacaATAGTGGGGAGTAGCAGAGTGCACATCTTTACCTGCTTGAAGAAATGCATAAATGTCATAAAGCAATAAAGCCTGACTACATAGGGCACAAAATACATGACACAACCAAGAACATTAATTATAAAAGCACTGACCATGGGAAATTCCATCAATCAGTGATTTCTGTCAAAAGCAGAATAAacctctcctcttttttctcaAACTCTTACTAATTCTtagtctctcctctctctgtctctctctttctcaaacacacacacatacagaaagcaGTGTTCAGTCAGGCCAGAGTCCAGGATTTTACACAAACAGCCACTGAACACCAATGAGGTCACTGATCCACCATTGTTCAACCACTTGTCGGGCCCAGTATCAACCCAGTCTGGGAAAACACACATAACCCAGTGATGATTGGGTGAAAGGACAGTGGGCGGTTTGTTGTGGATACTTTCGGTGGAgctttcaaagaaaagaaacgCATTTCGCCAAGATAAGTAGAAACGTCGGTTTTGGATGGTTACATGGATCCCTGCCTGCTGTTTTCCAGTTAAAGGCTGGGTGTCATGCGAGAGTTGCACCACCGCACAGAGCTGGGATTTTCTCCAGCTAAAAGCTGATCTCCATCCCCCACAAATCTGAGTCTAAACTGAGCAGCTGAGCACAATTTGGCATTAACGAAAGCTCCTAGCCGCTGCTTCCACTGCTCTCCTTTACTTCAGAAATGTCTTGGgaacacaaaacagtttttctctgtgtgttgttgGTTTACATCACATCACCATTGGAGGGTAAGTGTCTGTCTCATGAAGGAGATTTTTCCTCTGCATTGCTTTTTGGTATTTGTCAGATGTGCACTCAAAGcgaaacagaaagagaacagTTTTCTAAGACACAGCTACTGACTGTAAAGTAAAAAACGTTTTGAAATCCACATCACTTTAACTACAGAAATGAATAATTTTTGTAGCTTCAGCTGGAAATTACAGCACAATTTGTAAATATCGAGCACACATTTGGCATGTGATCACCTGCAGATAAATACACCGAATGTACTTTTTTTGTACACATTTCAAGTAATAATCCTGCGTTCAGCATTAACGTGTAATAGGAgcccaaaataaaatgttttagagaatcaaaagtaaaatatttgctttgcaAAAGCACAACCTTTGTGACTGATATTATCCCATATGACATATATGGACTTTTAGTACTGATGCAGCAATGTTTACGCAGCATTTAGCTGTTGTGGCAGTTTGGGGTGGAGCTAGTTCAAAGTGCATTATACAGAGTTAGCTGGTTAAATCTCTCTAAATATGATGTATGATAACAAGGTACTGCGTTACTGATAAGTGAAATACTGATATATTTTCAGGCCTCAAATACATTACTTAAATTAACCCTGTGAGATGTTTATAGGTGAAATAACTCATAAGAAAGTGTACTGTG
It contains:
- the hsd3b1 gene encoding hydroxy-delta-5-steroid dehydrogenase, 3 beta- and steroid delta-isomerase 1, whose amino-acid sequence is MSLTGDVCVVTGACGFLGKRLVRLLLEEEKMAEIRLLDKHVQPEFVSTLQDCRGDTKLTVFEGDLRDGGFARKACRGASLVFHIASIIDIKESVEYSEMYGVNVKGTQLLLEACIQENVVSFIYTSTVEVMGPNPRGEPIINGSEDTAYESTLKFNYSRTKKEAEQRTLQAHGEVLQNGGRLATCALRPMYIYGEGCRFMLGHMGDGIRNSNVLLRMSLPQARVNPVYVGNVAVAHLQAARSLKDPQKRNAVGGNFYFIADDTPPVSYSDFNHVMMAPLGFSIQEKLPMPIPFLYVVCFFLEMLTTMLRPLIRIVPPLNRQLLTMLNTPFSFSYQRAKRDLGYEPRHTWEESRKRTMEWLAAELPKERERIRAK